A section of the Rhipicephalus sanguineus isolate Rsan-2018 chromosome 11, BIME_Rsan_1.4, whole genome shotgun sequence genome encodes:
- the LOC119373928 gene encoding tRNA (adenine(58)-N(1))-methyltransferase non-catalytic subunit TRM6, giving the protein MNARRQLVAEMNTIKEGSYVVVRGLNNTRLVQVDSKKPVFFGKRKFSIQTAIGEAFGSVFEIDNRDLRKVSAEEYRKRCSECEVPVDDAQTSGQDNRNLVDDGKSQKLTREDIETFKADGTSGESIIKTLVENSTTFKEKTEYAQRKYLKKKQDKYLQHVTLERPTARLLVEMYYSQNPIKIGNMRIDSLAQMLTCCNVRSGGRFIVFDAYLGLLTAAVLERLGQDGSVVQVYAGQGPDSSYRQAVYALNLGEEFLRSTVLELPYAKASSLLADQNSGTPEDKPEGENASAEAEMEDVSEKNSLSNSDATIGNSEPSKEPASTTDSKDAERAARKQRRLLEQQKAMDLLKTKSLDGLLVASKHHPTAIVQSLLEFVAPSRPFAIFCSFQEPLVDCYTQLKNAGSAVFLRLTESWLRSHQVLPNRTHPSINMSGGGGYVLTGIKVADSV; this is encoded by the exons ATGAATGCAAGGCGTCAACTGGTAGCGGAGATGAACACGATAAAAGAAGGCAGCTACGTTGTGGTTAGAGGGTTAAACAACACGCGATTAGTCCAGGTGGACAGCAAGAA GCCCGTATTCTTCGGCAAGAGGAAGTTCAGCATTCAAACGGCAATTGGAGAGGCTTTCGGGTCTGTCTTCGAGATCGACAACCGCGATCTCCGCAAGGTATCGGCCGAGGAGTACAGAAAAAGATGCTCGGAGTGCGAGGTTCCTGTAGACG ATGCACAAACTAGTGGACAAGACAATAGGAATCTTGTCGATGACGGCAAGTCCCAGAAACTTACCAGAGAAgacatagaaacgttcaaagcgGATGGCACATCCGGCGAA AGCATCATCAAGACTCTGGTGGAGAACAGCACGACGTTTAAGGAGAAGACTGAGTACGCTCAGCGCAAGTACCTCAAGAAGAAGCAGGACAAGTATCTGCAGCACGTGACGCTCGAGCGGCCAACGGCACGGCTCCTGGTCGAGATGTACTACTCGCAGAATCCCATCAAGATTGG GAACATGCGCATTGACTCATTGGCTCAAATGCTGACCTGTTGCAACGTGCGGTCAGGCGGCCGCTTCATAGTGTTTGACGCCTATCTGGGTCTCCTGACCGCTGCCGTGCTGGAGAGGCTTGGGCAGGACGGCAGTGTGGTGCAAGTCTATGCGGGACAAGGACCGGACAG CTCGTACAGACAGGCCGTGTACGCGCTGAACTTGGGAGAAGAGTTCCTCCGATCCACTGTGCTGGAATTGCCTTACGCGAAGGCGAGCTCACTGCTCGCCGACCAAAACAGTGGAACACCGGAAGACAAGCCGGAGGGTGAGAACGCGAGTGCCGAGGCCGAGATGGAGGATGTGTCGGAGAAGAATTCCCTTTCAAACAGCGACGCAACGATTGGCAATTCTGAACCGAGCAAGGAACCAGCGTCCACAACGGATTCAAAG GACGCAGAGCGTGCCGCGAGGAAACAGCGGAGGTTGCTGGAACAGCAAAAGGCGATGGATTTGCTCAAGACAAAGTCCTTAGATGG GCTCCTCGTTGCCAGCAAACACCACCCGACGGCCATCGTCCAGTCGCTTCTAGAGTTCGTCGCGCCTTCCAGGCCGTTCGCCATCTTCTGTAGCTTCCAGGAGCCTCTGGTCGACTGCTACACTCAGCTGAAGAATGCCGGCAGTGCTGTCTTCCTCAGATTGACCGAGAGTTGGCTTCGAAGCCACCAG GTGTTGCCCAACCGGACGCACCCTTCCATCAACATGAGTGGCGGAGGCGGCTATGTGCTCACGGGCATCAAGGTTGCAGACAGTGTCTGA